From a single Miscanthus floridulus cultivar M001 chromosome 8, ASM1932011v1, whole genome shotgun sequence genomic region:
- the LOC136474680 gene encoding E3 ubiquitin-protein ligase makorin-like isoform X1, whose product MSRRVPCKFFLHGACFKGDYCEFSHDCNDQPDNQCSHLQVCTFYQKGACSFGSRCRNEHVEVHRNCPQPATTAARASSNSSQLVASSRDPLCSECQTDLCDQTQQICKSTTTLSAHQPAWAVDYHDHDTPDDTTNWPSYQAVQNQTSQHLAHLSNCSSAAAGTCPYGKDCSQMHGDLCGCERQCLNPYQPDERGVHAKLCKKNNKLLEAMRKSEDIECGVCLDRVLSKPTAAERRFGLLSDCDHSFCISCIRNWRSTSPMSGMDVNSTLRACPICRKLSYYVVPSITWYSSKEEKQDIVEGYKAKLRSIDCKHFDFGKGTCPFGSSCFYKHAYDDGRLEDALLNHHDADDASAAIARLMRLSYLLTRVHV is encoded by the exons ATGTCGAGGAGGGT CCCTTGCAAATTCTTCTTGCATGGAGCTTGCTTCAAAGGAGATTACTGTGAATTCTCCCATGACTGCAATGATCAACCAGATAAT CAATGCTCTCACCTACAGGTTTGCACGTTCTACCAGAAAGGGGCGTGCTCCTTTGGTAGCCGTTGCAGAAATGAACATGTTGAAGTTCATCGTAACTGCCCCCAACCAGCAACCACTGCAGCACGTGCATCCTCCAATTCTTCTCAGCTAGTTGCTTCTTCCAGAGATCCTCTTTGCAGCGAATGCCAAACGGATTTGTGTGACCAAACGCAGCAGATATGCAAGTCAACAACAACACTTTCTGCACATCAACCTGCATGGGCAGTTGATTATCATGACCATGACACTCCAGATGATACCACAAACTGGCCGTCGTACCAAGCTGTGCAAAATCAAACATCACAACATCTTGCTCATCTGTCAAATTGCTCTTCTGCTGCTGCTGGCACTTGTCCTTATGGGAAAGACTGTTCTCAGATGCATGGAGATCTATGTGGCTGTGAAAGACAGTGCCTGAATCCTTATCAACCTGATGAAAGGGGCGTGCATGCCAAGCTATGCAAGAAAAACAACAAACTTCTTGAGGCCATGAGAAAAAGTGAAGATATAGAATGTGGTGTGTGCTTGGACCGTGTGCTTTCAAAACCTACGGCAGCAGAAAGGAGGTTTGGGCTGCTATCTGACTGTGACCATTCCTTCTGTATCTCATGCATTAGGAATTGGCGTAGCACCTCTCCTATGTCTGGCATGGATGTCAACTCTACACTCAGGGCTTGTCCAATATGCCGCAAACTGTCATACTATGTAGTTCCTAGCATCACGTGGTACTCCTCAAAGGAAGAAAAACAAGATATTGTTGAAGGTTACAAGGCTAAGCTCAG GTCTATTGATTGTAAGCACTTTGACTTCGGAAAGGGCACTTGTCCCTTTGGAAGCAGCTGTTTTTACAAG CATGCCTACGATGATGGCCGTTTGGAAGACGCTTTATTGAATCATCATGATGCTGACGATGCAAGTGCGGCAATCGCCAGACTTATGAG GTTGTCGTACTTACTGACTCGGGTGCATGTCTAA
- the LOC136474680 gene encoding E3 ubiquitin-protein ligase makorin-like isoform X2 — MSRRVPCKFFLHGACFKGDYCEFSHDCNDQPDNVCTFYQKGACSFGSRCRNEHVEVHRNCPQPATTAARASSNSSQLVASSRDPLCSECQTDLCDQTQQICKSTTTLSAHQPAWAVDYHDHDTPDDTTNWPSYQAVQNQTSQHLAHLSNCSSAAAGTCPYGKDCSQMHGDLCGCERQCLNPYQPDERGVHAKLCKKNNKLLEAMRKSEDIECGVCLDRVLSKPTAAERRFGLLSDCDHSFCISCIRNWRSTSPMSGMDVNSTLRACPICRKLSYYVVPSITWYSSKEEKQDIVEGYKAKLRSIDCKHFDFGKGTCPFGSSCFYKHAYDDGRLEDALLNHHDADDASAAIARLMRLSYLLTRVHV; from the exons ATGTCGAGGAGGGT CCCTTGCAAATTCTTCTTGCATGGAGCTTGCTTCAAAGGAGATTACTGTGAATTCTCCCATGACTGCAATGATCAACCAGATAAT GTTTGCACGTTCTACCAGAAAGGGGCGTGCTCCTTTGGTAGCCGTTGCAGAAATGAACATGTTGAAGTTCATCGTAACTGCCCCCAACCAGCAACCACTGCAGCACGTGCATCCTCCAATTCTTCTCAGCTAGTTGCTTCTTCCAGAGATCCTCTTTGCAGCGAATGCCAAACGGATTTGTGTGACCAAACGCAGCAGATATGCAAGTCAACAACAACACTTTCTGCACATCAACCTGCATGGGCAGTTGATTATCATGACCATGACACTCCAGATGATACCACAAACTGGCCGTCGTACCAAGCTGTGCAAAATCAAACATCACAACATCTTGCTCATCTGTCAAATTGCTCTTCTGCTGCTGCTGGCACTTGTCCTTATGGGAAAGACTGTTCTCAGATGCATGGAGATCTATGTGGCTGTGAAAGACAGTGCCTGAATCCTTATCAACCTGATGAAAGGGGCGTGCATGCCAAGCTATGCAAGAAAAACAACAAACTTCTTGAGGCCATGAGAAAAAGTGAAGATATAGAATGTGGTGTGTGCTTGGACCGTGTGCTTTCAAAACCTACGGCAGCAGAAAGGAGGTTTGGGCTGCTATCTGACTGTGACCATTCCTTCTGTATCTCATGCATTAGGAATTGGCGTAGCACCTCTCCTATGTCTGGCATGGATGTCAACTCTACACTCAGGGCTTGTCCAATATGCCGCAAACTGTCATACTATGTAGTTCCTAGCATCACGTGGTACTCCTCAAAGGAAGAAAAACAAGATATTGTTGAAGGTTACAAGGCTAAGCTCAG GTCTATTGATTGTAAGCACTTTGACTTCGGAAAGGGCACTTGTCCCTTTGGAAGCAGCTGTTTTTACAAG CATGCCTACGATGATGGCCGTTTGGAAGACGCTTTATTGAATCATCATGATGCTGACGATGCAAGTGCGGCAATCGCCAGACTTATGAG GTTGTCGTACTTACTGACTCGGGTGCATGTCTAA